A window from Erythrolamprus reginae isolate rEryReg1 chromosome 11, rEryReg1.hap1, whole genome shotgun sequence encodes these proteins:
- the LOC139174420 gene encoding interferon-gamma-inducible GTPase 10-like: protein MGNIFPKDDVRREFEDLKSGLNQGKTPQEAAEYRGYLKEIQNLPLNIAVVGKAGAGKSAFINTFRGVNDDDEEAAEVWTLEETKVPKAYPFPSFPNITIWELPEIRVNGSKADEYFEKVQFETYDVFIMIVSDRFTENDAFLAKEIQRMRKKFFYVRSKIDISIEGEKRKRNFNLGKTLETIRNYCEDNLKESAELFERVFLVSNLQAHMYEFPHLREKMIAELLDYKKHILTLAVQVFSENNLMKKMMKNKPYIKRFAMGSCLCGAVPFVVFSLVWNIVILGFALQCFWKVFGLDNSSLRFLALQTGKRFEVLKSGIKPLLKRVCAQLVLFLLMKTAVWAILPSVKYRVTLLCETLSVWKLVLDYTPGIVSAFLDGVSSYAFVYYFLNKFLDSVVQDAQNIREKLLK from the coding sequence ATGGGCAACATATTTCCAAAAGACGATGTAAGaagagaatttgaagatttaaagAGTGGTTTGAATCAAGGAAAAACCCCCCAAGAGGCAGCTGAATACAGAGGATATCTAAAGGAAATTCAAAACTTGCCACTCAATATTGCCGTTGTTGGAAAGGCAGGTGCTGGTAAATCCGCCTTCATTAATACCTTCCGGGgtgtaaatgatgatgatgaagaagcaGCCGAGGTTTGGACATTAGAGGAAACCAAAGTGCCAAAGGCatatcccttcccttctttccccaaTATAACGATATGGGAGCTACCAGAAATCAGAGTGAATGGTTCTAAGGCAGATGAATATTTCGAAAAGGTCCAGTTTGAAACATACGATGTCTTTATTATGATTGTCTCTGACCGCTTTACTGAAAACGATGCTTTCCTGGCAAAGGAAAtacaaagaatgagaaagaagttTTTCTATGTGCGTTCTAAAATAGACATCAGTATCGAAGgtgaaaagaggaaaaggaattTCAACCTGGGGAAAACCCTGGAGACCATCAGGAATTATTGCGAAGATAATTTGAAAGAATCAGCGGAGCTCTTCGAGAGAGTGTTTCTGGTATCCAACCTGCAGGCACACATGTACGAATTCCCTCACCTGCGAGAGAAAATGATTGCCGAACTTCTTGATTACAAGAAACACATTTTAACACTGGCTGTGCAGGTTTtctcagaaaataatttgatgaagaaaatgatgaaaaataaaccatacataaagaggTTTGCGATGGGGTCTTGCCTTTGTGGAGCAGTTCCCTTTGTGGTTTTCTCTCTAGTTTGGAACATTGTAATCCTGGGGTTTGCACTGCAATGCTTCTGGAAGGTGTTTGGCTTAGACAACAGCTCCCTCCGTTTTCTGGCACTTCAGACGGGAAAAAGGTTTGAAGTGCTCAAATCAGGAATCAAGCCATTGCTCAAAAGAGTCTGTGCACAGCTAGTGCTTTTTCTCCTGATGAAGACTGCTGTTTGGGCTATACTCCCATCTGTGAAATATAGGGTGACATTGCTTTGTGAAACTCTGTCAGTTTGGAAACTGGTTCTTGATTACACGCCTGGGATCGTGTCGGCTTTTTTGGATGGAGTGAGTTCATATGCTTTTGTCTATTATTTTCTGAACAAATTCCTCGACAGTGTGGTGCAGGATGCTCAGAATATTCGAGAAAAGCTTCTTAAGTGA